In the Theobroma cacao cultivar B97-61/B2 chromosome 1, Criollo_cocoa_genome_V2, whole genome shotgun sequence genome, one interval contains:
- the LOC18612971 gene encoding uncharacterized protein LOC18612971, with the protein MVFVQETKIQNPYDGLYEKIWLKESVQGRAVKSKGRAGGLLCIWQEGFFKVKEVISHKHYLLLIGIARGIRTKMGFGNVYASNDEEERNVVWHELSQIIADGDISWVLGGDFKSVRNEEKRIGRGEVNRTATSFDHFINEVGLIDLSLAGSKFTWCNNKEEPAFNKLDRFLIDADLLEMDETMIQRCLPISISDHNPIIIGPGKVCWGPKPFKFFNRWMEEESFNVVMKDYWINKRRENEERKGFGGS; encoded by the coding sequence ATGGTTTTTGTCCAAGAGACCAAGATTCAAAACCCATATGATGGGTTGTATGAGAAAATTTGGCTAAAGGAAAGTGTCCAAGGTAGAGCAGTAAAGTCAAAAGGGAGAGCAGGTGGTCTGTTATGCATATGGCAGGAGGGGTTTTTTAAGGTTAAAGAGGTTATCTCCCATAAACATTATCTGCTTTTGATTGGTATCGCAAGAGGAATTAGGACCAAAATGGGCTTTGGAAATGTGTACGCCTCAAATGATGAAGAAGAGCGAAATGTGGTTTGGCATGAATTAAGTCAAATCATTGCAGATGGAGATATAAGTTGGGTCTTGGGGGGTGATTTCAAAAGCGTAaggaatgaagaaaagaggaTTGGCAGGGGAGAAGTAAACAGGACAGCAACGAGCTttgatcattttattaatgaagTTGGCCTTATTGATCTTTCATTGGCAGGCAGTAAATTCACATGGTGTAATAACAAGGAAGAACCCGCTTTCAACAAACTTGATAGGTTTCTGATTGATGCAGATTTGCTGGAGATGGATGAGACAATGATACAAAGATGCTTACCAATCTCAATATCGGATCATAATCCGATTATCATTGGCCCAGGCAAGGTGTGTTGGGGACCAAAACCATTCAAATTCTTTAACCGTTGGATGGAGGAAGAGAGTTTTAATGTGGTAATGAAGGACTACTGGATAaataagagaagagaaaatgaggaaagaaAGGGCTTTGGAGGAAGTTGA